The Cupriavidus necator N-1 DNA window TGGATTGCAAACCAACACGCTGCCCGGGACAACCGCAATCGCTCAGGTTGTGCATAATGTGCACAAGCCAGAAACCCGGGACGCAGGGCGCGGCATCCGCCACCCCCAAAGCGCCCCCCGACGCACCTTCCCATGCCCACCAAGACCCCCTCGCCCGGCGGCGTGCAGAGCCTGTCCCGAGCCTTCGCCCTGCTCCGGCTGCTCGCCGAGCATCACGAGGCGGGACTGACCCTGCCCGAGCTCGCCGCGATAGCGGAGATCGACCGTACCACCGCGCACCGGATGGCGCGCTTTCTGGAATCCGCGGGGTATGTCGAGCGCGAGTCGGGGGGCAAGCGTTATCACCTGGGCACTGCCGCCATGGCGCTGGGCCTGCGCGCGATGAACTGGCCGCCGCCCAACAGCGCGCTGGTGAGCAAGATGAAGGCGCTGGCCCGGCTCACGGGCGACGCGGTGTTCCTGACCGTGCGCATCGGCGACCATGGGCACTGCCTGCATACCGAGGAAGGCAGCCACCGGATCAAGACCTTCCACTTGCTGACCGGCACTTCCCGCCTGCTGGGCCAGGGCACCGGCAGCATGGCGTTGCTGGCGAAGATGGACAACGAGGCGGTGCGTGCGCATTACGAGCGGCACCGCGCCGAGTACGCAGCCGGGGGCCTGAGCCTGCTCAGGCTGTTGCGCGGTGTAGAGCGCGCCCGCAAGCTGGGCTATGCGCTTGCCGGCGCGGAGGGGGTGGCAGGCGTGGGCATTGCACTGCCCCTGGAAATGGGCGCCGAGGCGGCCATCAGCATCATGTCTACCGCGTCGCGGATGCCGGCGGCGCGGCGGCATGAGATGGGAGCGATTGTCGGCGCGATGTTTGCGCAGGGAAATTAGGGCCGGTTTCTGGCGCCGACCCAGGCGCCCAGTCCCTACTTCCTCAACTTCCCCTCAAACTGCTTTCGAAACTTGGCCAGTTTCGGCGAGATCACCAAGGCACAGTACCCCTGGCTCGGATTGTCCTGATAGTAGTTCTGGTGACTTGCCTCGGCGCGCCAGTACGGCTGCTCCGGCTCGACCTGCGTAACGATCGGCGCATCAAAAACCTTGGCCGCGGCCAACTCCCGCATCACGTATTCCGCCGTGGCCCGCTGCGCCTCCGAATTCGTAAAGATCGCCGACCGGTACTGCGGCCCCACATCGTTACCCTGCCGGTCCGGCGTGGTCGGGTCGTGGATGGCGAAGAAGATCTCCAGGATCTGCCGAAAATTGATCACCGACGGATTGAAGGTGACACGCACCACCTCGACGTGCCCGGTATCCCCCTCGCAGACCTGCTGGTAAGTCGGGTGATCCACATGCCCGCCGGTATAACCGGACTCCACCGCCACCACGCCATCGACCTGCTGGAAAACCGCTTCCAGGCACCAGAAGCACCCGCCGCCCAGCGTGGCCGTTTCAAGTCCATGTTCCATTTGCGCCGCCCCCTTGCGTTGTCGTCTGTGGTGTCACGGCCTCAAGCATAAGCGCAGATTGGCGCCCTTGCAGCAGATTCAGCCAGGCTGGCGCTGCGCCTCCAGCATCGCGCGCAGTTGCGGCTTGAGCACCTTGCCCAGCGCGCTGCGCGGCAGGTCGTCCAGCAGCACCACCTCGCGCGGCAGCTTGAAGCGGGCAATGCGCGTAGCCAGCAGTTCGCGCAGCGGCTCCGCCCCCAGCGCGTCGCGCGGCGCGCCCGGCGCGGGCACGATCACCGCCACCGGCACCTCGCCCCAGCGCGCGTCGGCCACGCCGACGACCGCGCACTCCTGCACCCCGGGCAGGCCGACCAGCACGTTCTCGATCTCGGCGGGATAGATGTTCTCGCCGCCCGAGATGATCATGTCCTTGCTGCGGCCGACGACTTCGATGCAGCCGCCGGCATCGCGGTGCGCGAGGTCGCCGGAATGGAACCAGCCGTCGGCCAGGCCGTTATCAGGCTGGTTCCAGTAGCCCGCCATCACGTTGGCGCCGCGCACCCAGAGTTCACCGACTGCGCCCTGCGCCACCTCGGCACCGTCCGGGCCGGCCAGCCGGACTTGCGCCTCCGGCTGCGGCCAGCCGGCATAGCCAGGCCGGGCCAGCGC harbors:
- a CDS encoding IclR family transcriptional regulator, with product MPTKTPSPGGVQSLSRAFALLRLLAEHHEAGLTLPELAAIAEIDRTTAHRMARFLESAGYVERESGGKRYHLGTAAMALGLRAMNWPPPNSALVSKMKALARLTGDAVFLTVRIGDHGHCLHTEEGSHRIKTFHLLTGTSRLLGQGTGSMALLAKMDNEAVRAHYERHRAEYAAGGLSLLRLLRGVERARKLGYALAGAEGVAGVGIALPLEMGAEAAISIMSTASRMPAARRHEMGAIVGAMFAQGN
- the msrA gene encoding peptide-methionine (S)-S-oxide reductase MsrA, with the protein product MEHGLETATLGGGCFWCLEAVFQQVDGVVAVESGYTGGHVDHPTYQQVCEGDTGHVEVVRVTFNPSVINFRQILEIFFAIHDPTTPDRQGNDVGPQYRSAIFTNSEAQRATAEYVMRELAAAKVFDAPIVTQVEPEQPYWRAEASHQNYYQDNPSQGYCALVISPKLAKFRKQFEGKLRK